The genomic stretch CGTAGCCCTGCCCCTCGCTGTGCGACACGCCGCCATTGGCGTTGTCGATGATGCGGCCGTCCGGCGAAACGAAGCTCGCCCGATAGGCCGACCATTGCGACCTGAACCAGCTCTTGGCGGCCCGCCTCACGGCGCCGTCGCTGCCCCCTCCGGCCACCTCCGGGCCCGAGAGTCCTGCAAGATGCGTGAGCCCTGCTGTGCTTGACGGAGCTGAGACGGTCGCAGTGCCTGGTCCGTTCGGCACCTCGACGGGGGCCGCCACGGCTGGCCCCGCGCCGAGGAGACTGCAGGACAACAGCAGGGTCCGGAGACGAAGGGACGGGCTCACTTCGTCCCCGAGCGTCGGATCAGGGCATGGGTCGACAGACCCAGGATCGTCATCAGAAGCATGAGGAAGGCGAGGCTCAGCTCGATGTGGTTCGACACGAGGCCGCCGAGGATCGGCCGGACGTCGGACAGGACGAGGTGGTCGGGCGCGACGTAGAGCACGCGCGACGGCTGGATCGAGGCCATGCGGCCATCCGCGAGGTCGAGGCTGACGGCCTGCCCGTCGAGGTCGCCCCAGCGCCCGTCGGACACGAGGCGCGTGAGCCCGTCGCGCAGCGTCGGCGCGTCGGCCGCGGTCACGACGAGCCACTGGGCGGAACTGGCCGTGAAGCGCGGCAGGCTGATCCCGCCCGCCCCGGCATCCTGCGGCCGCGGGGCGAGGGCCGTCACCACGAGCGAGCGGGCCGACACGGGCACGGTGCGTGCGTCGCGGTCCACGCCGAAGAAGAAGCCCTGCCGCCGGAGTAGGCGCTGCGCTTCTCCCGCCCAGTGACGGAGATCCCCGCTCCCTGCAGCCCTCACGACGCCCTGTCCGGCCGTGCTCTGATCGTCCTGCCCGGCCCCGTTCGTTTCGACCTTCGACGCGGGTTCGGCGGCGTTCGCCATCTCGGCCCGAACCTCGCCGCGCAGGTCGGCCGGCAGCTCGTTGAAGGATGAGACGACGATGCCGGGCGCGGCGTCGGCGGCCGGCGCCCCGAGATGGACGGCGATCCTTTCGAGCCCGCGATGCTCGGCCGCACGGTTGGCCATCACGGTGAGCGCGGGGCCGACCGACGCCGCGCCGGTCCCCGGCAGGTAAAGGTCGACCGCGGTGCCGTCCCCGCGGCGCCCGTCGGCCATGGCGCCTGGGATCTGCGGTATGGTGCCGAGGTGGGCGAAGCTCGGGAAGACGATCTCGGACGTCTTCCCGAGCGTGAACCTGACGTCGTTCGCCATGGCGGTGGTGTCGCATTGCCGGTCCGCCGCAGTCGACGTGATGGCCTCGATCTCGACGGCGTTGCGGCCGGGGTGAAAGAAGCGCAGCGGCAGGTCGACGGTCTCGTGATCGAGCAGGCCGCCGCGGTCGGGCCCGAGGCGGAGCGACGACACAAGGGCGCCGTTGACGCGGAACACGAGGTCGCTGCCCGGGTCGAGGCTCGCAGCGTAGGATCCGTCGATCAGCACCTGGGCCTTGTCGTAGTTCGCAGGGTAGAAGTCGCTCGGCAGCACGACGTCGAGGGCGGAAGCGAAGCGACGCCCCGAGAAGCTCTCGGTCGGAAGGCCGAGCGACGCGAAGGAGCGGCGTTCTTCCCCGGCGACGATCATCTCGCCGGCCGGGCTCGGCGGGGGCAGGCCCGCGCCGCTCGCCGCGAAGGCCACGATCTGCCGGTCGAGGTCGGCGTCGTCGGTGCCCGACAGCGCCACGACGAGGCGGTCGGTGTTCGCGTCTCGGGCCAGGGTGACTCCGTCCTCGCGCCCCAGGATGCGCAGGTTGCGCGTCGCCTCGTCGCGGGTGCCCGCGGACTCAATCACGACGTCGAACCCGGCCCCGCGGCCGCCTCCTTCGTCCGTCTCCACGATCGGGCGCACCAGCCCCGCGCGCTGCACGAGTGCGTCGATGAAGAGCGAGGCCCGCTCGATCGCGCCGGCGTCTCCACTGTCCGGGATCCGCAGCGCGATCCGCGTCGTGCCGTCCGCGGCCAGAGCCTCGGCAGCGATGTCGCTGATCGAGCGCGATCCGCCCCAGGGAGCCGTTGGCACGACAAAGCCGGTCTGGGCCGGATCGAGCAGCGTCCAGAGTTCGTAGGTCGCTGCGACCGAGCAGTCGACGCGGTGCGCCATGGCGACCGACACCTCGACTGTGTTGAAGCCGGGGACGAGCACGCCGGGCGGGATCGCCACGGGAGTGATGGACAGGCCCTCGGACGACCGCGCCGGCAGCGTCGCCAGGGCGCGCCCGTTAACCGACAGCTTCAGGGTCGACCGTTCCGGCAGGAGGGCGACGGCGTTCTTCAGCGCGAGCTGAAACACTTTTGCACGCTCCACCTCGCCGCGCCCGAGATAGATCGAGAAGGTGCGGTGGCTGAGTTCACCCCGGAAGGTCAGCTGCTCCTGCCCGGCCGGCAGGTGCTTCAAGGCCAGCGCGGGGGCGGGCGCAACGACGAGCGCGGGGGCGGGCGCAACGACGGCTGGGGCCGGGGTGGCGGGTGCCGCCATGGCCGTGGGAGTGCCGGCGAGGACGGCCGCGACGGCGGCCGACACTCTCGTCAGAGACTTGTGGGAGAGGATCATGGTCGAGCTCGCTCGTGGTCGGGGGACGACGGCTCCGCCATCAGATGGCGGAGGTTTCGGTCGGTGACGTCACGCGGGACGGGGCGGGCGTGGAGCGGCGTAGGAGAGCGTAGACGAAGCCCCGGACGATCTGCGATGCCCACCAGCGGGCGAACATCGCGGTTCCGCCGATCAGACCGAGGTGGCGATAGCCCGCACTTCGGTGGGCGTAGACGGGCGCAATGTCGGAGAACACGACTTTGGCGATGATGCGGAAGCGGTCGCTCTGCGAGCCGTAGAATTTGAGGCCGAAGCCGCGCCCCCCTTCGAGGGTCCGGCGGCCGGCCGCCACCACTGAGGTCTCGAGGACGGGACCGCCGTCGTCGTCGGCGAGGCGCAGCGTCGCCATCGTCCGCGCCGGCAGCTGGACCGCGCCGAGGGTGCGGACGCGCAGGCCGCCGAAGGACATGTCGTCAATGACGACCGGCACCTCCTCCTGGCCCACGACGAGGCTCGCCCGGAGCTGGCTCGCCACACGCGGCATGCTGCGCCG from Lichenibacterium dinghuense encodes the following:
- a CDS encoding cellulose biosynthesis cyclic di-GMP-binding regulatory protein BcsB, producing MILSHKSLTRVSAAVAAVLAGTPTAMAAPATPAPAVVAPAPALVVAPAPALALKHLPAGQEQLTFRGELSHRTFSIYLGRGEVERAKVFQLALKNAVALLPERSTLKLSVNGRALATLPARSSEGLSITPVAIPPGVLVPGFNTVEVSVAMAHRVDCSVAATYELWTLLDPAQTGFVVPTAPWGGSRSISDIAAEALAADGTTRIALRIPDSGDAGAIERASLFIDALVQRAGLVRPIVETDEGGGRGAGFDVVIESAGTRDEATRNLRILGREDGVTLARDANTDRLVVALSGTDDADLDRQIVAFAASGAGLPPPSPAGEMIVAGEERRSFASLGLPTESFSGRRFASALDVVLPSDFYPANYDKAQVLIDGSYAASLDPGSDLVFRVNGALVSSLRLGPDRGGLLDHETVDLPLRFFHPGRNAVEIEAITSTAADRQCDTTAMANDVRFTLGKTSEIVFPSFAHLGTIPQIPGAMADGRRGDGTAVDLYLPGTGAASVGPALTVMANRAAEHRGLERIAVHLGAPAADAAPGIVVSSFNELPADLRGEVRAEMANAAEPASKVETNGAGQDDQSTAGQGVVRAAGSGDLRHWAGEAQRLLRRQGFFFGVDRDARTVPVSARSLVVTALAPRPQDAGAGGISLPRFTASSAQWLVVTAADAPTLRDGLTRLVSDGRWGDLDGQAVSLDLADGRMASIQPSRVLYVAPDHLVLSDVRPILGGLVSNHIELSLAFLMLLMTILGLSTHALIRRSGTK